A section of the Microbacterium sp. MM2322 genome encodes:
- a CDS encoding polyprenyl synthetase family protein, which translates to MIALSAIARREIDDALEVALDRLRIRSAALGEASAALGEATAASATGGKRLRPALVVAAFEAFGGDIGRSPGLWRVAAAFELLHAAFVVHDDLIDGDVERRGIPNVVGRFRERALARGGDQGDANLLGAAAAVLAGDLLLFEATRLIATAPVTDAQRAALFVLLDDAVLVSAAGELADVEQSIGADLPPTDSLIRTARDKTAFYSFQAPLAAGALLAGASEEERAALESAGSAIGVAFQLADDLIGTFGSRAEAGREPGADLRASKRTPLIAMAAETEAWPRIASALAMAPTGPIAIAHAQRELAASGARERAVELITETLRSARGHAADAALPRDAVVLLASLASAVEERIPR; encoded by the coding sequence GTGATCGCGCTGTCCGCGATCGCGCGTCGCGAGATCGACGACGCACTCGAGGTGGCACTCGACCGCCTCCGCATCCGCTCCGCAGCACTCGGCGAGGCATCTGCCGCGCTCGGCGAAGCCACCGCCGCGTCCGCGACAGGCGGTAAGCGTCTGCGCCCCGCCCTCGTCGTCGCGGCCTTCGAGGCCTTCGGCGGCGACATCGGCCGCTCCCCTGGCCTGTGGCGCGTGGCGGCGGCATTCGAGCTCCTTCACGCCGCCTTCGTCGTCCACGATGACCTGATCGACGGCGACGTCGAGCGTCGCGGCATCCCCAATGTCGTCGGTCGGTTCCGAGAACGCGCACTCGCACGCGGGGGCGACCAGGGCGACGCGAACCTCCTCGGCGCGGCTGCCGCCGTCCTGGCCGGCGACCTGCTCCTGTTCGAGGCCACACGACTCATCGCGACTGCCCCCGTGACGGACGCGCAGCGCGCCGCCCTGTTCGTCCTCCTCGACGACGCCGTTCTCGTCTCTGCTGCCGGTGAGCTCGCCGATGTGGAGCAGTCGATCGGCGCGGACCTCCCGCCGACGGACTCCCTGATCCGAACGGCACGCGACAAGACCGCCTTCTACTCGTTCCAGGCGCCTCTCGCCGCAGGCGCCCTTCTGGCGGGAGCGAGCGAGGAAGAGCGCGCCGCACTCGAATCGGCGGGCTCGGCCATCGGCGTCGCCTTCCAGCTGGCCGACGACCTCATCGGCACCTTCGGCTCTCGCGCCGAGGCCGGTCGCGAGCCGGGCGCCGACCTGCGCGCATCCAAGCGGACCCCGCTCATCGCCATGGCCGCCGAGACCGAGGCATGGCCGCGAATCGCATCGGCTCTCGCCATGGCTCCGACCGGACCGATCGCGATCGCCCATGCGCAGCGCGAGCTCGCTGCCAGCGGCGCCCGCGAACGCGCAGTCGAACTGATCACCGAGACGCTCCGCTCCGCTCGCGGCCACGCGGCTGACGCTGCGCTCCCGCGCGACGCCGTGGTCCTCCTCGCGTCGCTCGCTTCCGCCGTGGAAGAGCGCATCCCTCGATGA
- a CDS encoding DUF6328 family protein, producing MRTRDTDTTSDAQLDGRDETSDERADRNWSEVLQELRVLQTGTQILTGFLLALAFQPSFVDLTSSQRAGYLTLVALSALSAVVALAPVSVHRILFARRAKPEIVRFGHVCMMLALALVSTLLVGVVAFVFDVVLGGAASWVAGLCLALVIAALWVVFPLVTRRRSERTP from the coding sequence ATGCGTACGCGTGACACCGACACCACCTCCGATGCGCAGCTCGACGGGCGTGACGAGACCAGCGATGAGCGTGCCGATCGCAACTGGAGCGAGGTCCTGCAGGAACTGCGCGTCCTGCAGACGGGCACGCAGATCCTCACCGGTTTCCTCCTCGCGCTGGCGTTCCAGCCCTCGTTCGTCGACCTCACGTCGTCGCAGCGTGCCGGCTACCTGACGCTTGTCGCGTTGTCCGCCCTCAGCGCGGTCGTGGCGTTGGCACCCGTGTCGGTGCACCGGATCCTGTTCGCGCGCCGCGCCAAGCCGGAGATCGTGCGCTTCGGTCACGTCTGCATGATGCTGGCGCTGGCGCTGGTGTCCACGTTGCTCGTGGGGGTGGTCGCGTTCGTGTTCGACGTCGTGCTGGGAGGTGCGGCATCCTGGGTTGCGGGCCTGTGTCTCGCCCTCGTCATCGCGGCGCTGTGGGTCGTCTTCCCGCTCGTCACTCGCCGTCGCTCGGAAAGGACCCCATGA
- a CDS encoding MarR family transcriptional regulator encodes MSALEAVRAFSDSLDRMYAAMRGDMDMNTTDLGALRMLIIREQQGQVVKPHDLATHLAISTASTTKLLDRLTVAGFLTRKPHPHDRRARVVALTDEARVTFRRHFGERLQRMRDAATTYTDAELRTIVRFLADMERAMVPET; translated from the coding sequence ATGAGCGCTCTCGAGGCTGTCCGCGCGTTCTCGGACTCCTTGGATCGAATGTACGCGGCTATGCGCGGCGACATGGACATGAACACGACAGACCTCGGCGCGCTTCGCATGCTCATCATCCGCGAGCAGCAGGGTCAGGTCGTGAAGCCGCATGATCTGGCGACGCACCTCGCGATCTCGACGGCGTCGACGACGAAGCTCCTAGACCGTCTGACTGTGGCGGGCTTCCTCACCCGCAAGCCCCACCCGCACGATCGCCGCGCTCGCGTCGTCGCGCTGACCGACGAAGCCCGGGTGACCTTCCGCCGCCATTTCGGTGAGCGGCTCCAGCGCATGCGAGACGCCGCGACGACGTATACGGATGCGGAACTCCGCACGATCGTGCGCTTCCTCGCCGACATGGAACGCGCGATGGTGCCCGAGACGTGA
- a CDS encoding lycopene cyclase domain-containing protein: MPGLYLGALIISALGIILIDVRHRLALAVAPGRTLLLIACGTAFLLVWDLVGIASGVFVRGDSPLLLGIDLAPHLPLEEPVFLAFLCHLCLVVHAIALRLRHRRRRGREAA; this comes from the coding sequence GTGCCGGGGCTCTACCTGGGCGCCCTCATCATCTCGGCGCTGGGCATCATCCTGATCGACGTGAGGCATCGCCTCGCCCTCGCCGTCGCGCCCGGGCGCACCCTGCTGCTGATCGCCTGCGGGACGGCGTTCCTCCTCGTCTGGGACCTCGTGGGGATCGCGTCGGGTGTCTTCGTGCGCGGCGACAGCCCGTTGCTGCTCGGCATCGATCTCGCGCCGCATCTCCCGCTCGAAGAACCCGTCTTCCTCGCGTTCCTCTGCCACCTCTGCCTTGTCGTCCACGCCATCGCGCTGCGCCTGCGCCACCGCCGGCGTCGAGGACGGGAGGCGGCATGA
- a CDS encoding lycopene cyclase domain-containing protein, with protein sequence MTYPLILIPFILVTVVVTLLAARRPGRRERLVASLWTAAVLILLTAVFDNAMIAADLFTYPDEHISGIRIGLAPVEDFAYPVCIAFLLPSIAALLPERRAAS encoded by the coding sequence ATGACGTATCCGCTGATCCTCATCCCCTTCATCCTCGTCACCGTCGTCGTGACTCTCCTAGCGGCTCGACGGCCTGGCCGCCGTGAGCGCCTCGTCGCCTCGCTCTGGACCGCCGCGGTCCTCATCCTTCTGACGGCCGTGTTCGACAACGCGATGATCGCCGCCGACCTCTTCACCTACCCCGACGAGCACATCAGCGGCATCCGGATCGGCCTCGCGCCGGTCGAGGACTTCGCCTACCCGGTCTGCATCGCGTTCCTGCTGCCGTCGATCGCCGCGCTCCTGCCGGAGCGGAGGGCCGCGTCATGA
- the idi gene encoding isopentenyl-diphosphate Delta-isomerase: MSDIEYVVLLDDDGREIGTAPKSSVHGIDTELHLAFSCHVYNDRGQILVTRRALSKAAWPGVWTNSFCGHPAPSEPLPDAVHRRAGHEVGLTVRDVTLALPHFRYRAVDASGIVENEICPVYVAYTDEEPRLNPDEVAEARWVDAADLDASIRSTPWAFSPWLVLQAQQLDLVAPHARRRAS, encoded by the coding sequence GTGTCAGACATCGAGTACGTCGTTCTGCTGGACGATGACGGACGCGAGATCGGCACAGCCCCGAAGTCCAGCGTCCACGGTATCGACACCGAGCTTCACCTCGCATTCTCCTGCCACGTCTATAACGACCGCGGCCAGATCCTCGTGACACGCCGCGCGCTGAGCAAGGCCGCCTGGCCGGGTGTCTGGACGAACTCGTTCTGCGGTCATCCCGCTCCGTCCGAGCCGCTGCCCGATGCCGTCCACCGCCGCGCAGGCCACGAAGTCGGACTCACCGTCCGCGACGTCACCCTTGCACTTCCGCACTTCCGTTACCGCGCCGTCGACGCGTCGGGGATCGTCGAGAACGAGATCTGCCCCGTGTACGTCGCCTACACCGACGAGGAACCCCGATTGAACCCGGATGAGGTGGCGGAGGCGCGTTGGGTGGACGCAGCCGACCTCGACGCCTCGATCCGCTCGACGCCGTGGGCGTTCAGCCCGTGGCTAGTGCTGCAGGCCCAGCAGCTCGACCTCGTCGCCCCGCACGCCCGCCGGAGAGCGTCGTGA
- a CDS encoding carbon-nitrogen hydrolase family protein, giving the protein MTGSPIGVAVAQFAPSADESANLETIADLVARAHGRGAGVVLFPEYSSYFVDPFDASLAEHAQDLDGPFVTALTALAAEFDVHIVAGLVERAGTSERVRNTVVAVDAGGVTARYRKLHLYDAFGQRESDWVEPGALEAPETFERDGIRFALMTCYDLRFPEVSRVLADTGAHVILVAAEWVRGPLKEDHWRTLLQARAIENTLYVAGADHPPPLGVGHSLVIDPQGVPIVSIGTSTDVAVAFVDGAIVDRVRRVNPALALRRYTVVARD; this is encoded by the coding sequence ATGACCGGCTCTCCGATCGGTGTAGCGGTGGCGCAGTTCGCCCCGTCCGCAGATGAATCCGCGAACCTCGAGACGATCGCGGACCTGGTCGCTCGCGCGCACGGTCGTGGCGCCGGCGTCGTGCTGTTCCCGGAGTACTCCAGCTACTTCGTCGACCCCTTCGACGCCTCCCTGGCCGAACACGCCCAAGATCTCGACGGCCCCTTCGTCACTGCTCTCACCGCCCTGGCAGCGGAGTTCGACGTGCACATCGTGGCAGGGCTCGTGGAGCGTGCCGGTACCAGCGAACGCGTCCGCAACACGGTTGTGGCCGTGGATGCCGGCGGTGTCACCGCGCGCTACCGCAAGCTGCACCTCTACGACGCCTTCGGCCAGCGAGAGTCGGACTGGGTCGAGCCGGGCGCGCTCGAGGCCCCCGAGACCTTCGAGCGCGACGGCATCCGTTTCGCCCTCATGACCTGTTACGACCTGCGGTTCCCCGAGGTGTCACGCGTACTCGCGGACACCGGTGCGCACGTCATCCTCGTCGCGGCGGAATGGGTCCGAGGGCCGCTCAAAGAGGACCACTGGCGTACCCTCCTCCAGGCGCGTGCGATCGAGAACACCCTGTACGTCGCCGGCGCGGACCACCCGCCGCCACTCGGGGTCGGGCATTCCCTCGTGATCGATCCGCAGGGTGTCCCGATCGTCTCGATCGGGACGTCAACCGACGTCGCCGTGGCGTTCGTCGACGGCGCGATCGTCGACCGTGTACGGCGCGTGAACCCCGCTCTCGCGCTCCGGCGCTACACCGTGGTGGCGCGGGACTGA
- the crtI gene encoding phytoene desaturase family protein codes for MTRRIAIIGGGITGLATAALLADRGDEVTVFEALDDVGGRAGSWEKDGFRFDTGPSWYLMPEVFDHFFELLGTTSREQLDLVRLDPAYRVYHEGEAEPFDVVSGRDAAVAAFEAREPGAGSKLATYLDSAGEIYDLAVSRFLYDPYVSLKGLAHPDVIRKLGTLLPLLLRPLSTHVEKQFSDPVLQQVLGYPAVFLGGSPYDAPSLYHLMSHLDLDDGVLYPRGGLVQVIRAIARLAEERGAVIRTGSRVERIITVGGTATGIRLADGTRIEADHVISTADMHHTETVLLEPELRSRTDAWWDKRVPSFGALLILLGVEGELPELEHHTLLFTKDWKANFDAIFGEDGAGTLPDPASLYVCRPSATDDDVAPAGHENLFVLVPMPADPGLGRGGVDGAGDAAIEAAADAVIAQIASWTGVDDLADRVRVRRTISPGDFAADFGSFRGGALGLAHTLGQSAMFRPGLRSKVDNLLYAGQTVLPGVGLPMCLISAELVVKLLDGDISTGRLPAPLASER; via the coding sequence ATGACCCGTCGCATCGCGATCATCGGGGGCGGCATCACCGGTCTCGCCACAGCCGCCCTCCTCGCCGACCGAGGCGACGAGGTGACCGTCTTCGAAGCGCTGGACGACGTCGGCGGGCGAGCCGGGAGCTGGGAGAAGGACGGCTTCCGTTTCGACACCGGCCCGAGCTGGTACCTCATGCCCGAGGTGTTCGATCACTTCTTCGAGCTGCTGGGGACCACGTCACGCGAGCAGCTCGATCTCGTGCGCCTCGACCCCGCGTACCGCGTCTACCACGAGGGCGAGGCAGAGCCGTTCGATGTCGTTTCCGGACGGGATGCCGCCGTCGCGGCATTCGAGGCCCGCGAACCCGGCGCCGGGTCGAAGCTCGCGACCTATCTCGACTCAGCCGGCGAGATCTACGACCTCGCCGTGTCGCGCTTCCTGTACGACCCCTACGTCTCGCTCAAGGGCCTCGCTCACCCCGACGTCATCCGCAAGCTCGGCACGCTCCTCCCGCTGCTGCTCCGCCCGCTCTCCACCCACGTCGAGAAGCAGTTCTCCGACCCGGTTCTGCAGCAGGTCCTCGGATACCCCGCCGTGTTCCTCGGCGGCTCGCCGTACGACGCTCCGAGCCTGTACCACCTCATGAGCCACCTCGACCTCGACGACGGCGTCCTGTACCCGCGGGGCGGGTTGGTGCAGGTCATCCGCGCGATCGCCCGGCTCGCCGAAGAACGCGGCGCCGTCATCCGCACCGGCAGCCGCGTCGAGCGGATCATCACCGTCGGCGGCACGGCCACCGGCATCCGTCTCGCCGACGGCACCCGGATCGAGGCCGACCACGTCATCTCGACGGCCGACATGCACCACACCGAGACCGTCCTGCTCGAACCGGAGCTGCGCTCTCGCACGGATGCCTGGTGGGACAAGCGCGTGCCCTCCTTCGGCGCGCTCCTCATCCTCCTCGGCGTGGAGGGCGAGCTCCCGGAGCTCGAACACCACACCCTCCTCTTCACCAAGGACTGGAAGGCGAACTTCGACGCCATCTTCGGCGAGGACGGCGCGGGCACCCTGCCCGACCCGGCATCGCTCTACGTGTGCCGCCCCAGCGCCACCGATGACGACGTCGCCCCCGCGGGTCACGAGAACCTCTTCGTGCTCGTCCCGATGCCTGCTGACCCGGGTCTCGGTCGAGGCGGCGTGGACGGCGCCGGCGACGCGGCGATCGAAGCCGCGGCGGACGCCGTCATCGCGCAGATCGCTTCCTGGACGGGTGTCGACGACCTGGCGGATCGGGTGCGGGTGCGGCGGACCATCTCCCCCGGAGATTTCGCGGCGGACTTCGGCTCGTTCCGCGGCGGCGCCCTGGGCCTCGCGCACACCCTCGGGCAGTCCGCGATGTTCCGCCCCGGGCTCCGCTCCAAGGTCGACAACCTGCTCTACGCCGGACAGACGGTTCTCCCCGGCGTCGGTCTGCCCATGTGTCTGATCTCCGCCGAGCTCGTCGTGAAGCTCCTCGACGGCGACATCTCGACCGGACGGTTGCCCGCGCCCCTCGCGTCGGAGCGCTGA
- a CDS encoding squalene/phytoene synthase family protein, whose amino-acid sequence MSDTLYDETAAAAAASVIRAYSTSFGLATTLLGPRVRTHVRNVYALVRVADEIVDGAAEAAGVPINEQRTILDALESDTYAAIARGFSANLIVHAFARTARECGIARAHIEPFFASMRTDLDTAEHDDASHDDYVYGSAEVVGLMCLQVFVNAGSSSPRDPDPALVSGARRLGAAFQDINFLRDHADDAGRLGRDYLGVTGAVERRDQVLSRIDADLDAAAATIPLLPADCRVAVATAHGLFASLADRLHRADDVDARVRVPNPVKAAIAVRAAVAHRTLLPTRTRPSRRTPA is encoded by the coding sequence ATGAGCGACACGCTGTACGACGAGACCGCGGCGGCCGCCGCGGCATCCGTCATCCGCGCCTACTCGACGTCGTTCGGCCTCGCCACGACCCTCCTCGGACCGCGTGTGCGAACGCACGTGCGGAATGTCTACGCCCTCGTACGCGTCGCCGACGAGATCGTCGACGGCGCCGCGGAAGCGGCGGGGGTCCCCATCAACGAGCAGCGAACCATCTTGGACGCACTCGAGTCCGACACCTACGCTGCGATCGCGCGAGGCTTCAGCGCGAACCTCATCGTGCACGCGTTCGCGCGGACGGCTCGCGAATGCGGGATCGCACGCGCACACATCGAACCGTTCTTCGCCTCCATGCGGACCGATCTCGACACCGCCGAGCATGACGACGCCTCGCACGACGACTACGTGTACGGCTCGGCGGAGGTCGTCGGCCTCATGTGCCTGCAGGTCTTCGTGAACGCGGGCTCATCCTCGCCGCGCGATCCGGATCCGGCGCTCGTGTCAGGTGCCCGCCGTCTGGGGGCTGCCTTCCAAGACATCAACTTCCTTCGCGATCACGCCGACGACGCCGGACGACTGGGGCGGGACTACCTCGGCGTCACCGGAGCCGTCGAGCGGCGCGACCAGGTCCTCTCCCGCATCGACGCAGATCTCGATGCCGCTGCCGCCACCATCCCGCTCCTCCCCGCAGACTGCCGCGTCGCCGTCGCGACGGCCCACGGGCTCTTCGCATCACTCGCGGATCGTCTTCACCGCGCCGACGACGTCGATGCCCGGGTCCGCGTCCCGAATCCGGTGAAGGCGGCGATCGCCGTCCGCGCCGCCGTGGCCCACCGCACCCTGCTCCCCACCCGAACCCGACCCTCCCGGAGGACCCCCGCATGA
- a CDS encoding prenyltransferase — protein MMPLRFARQLFVSSRPVSWINTAYPFAAAYLLSTREIDLTLIVGTIFFLIPYNVAMYGINDVFDYESDLRNPRKGGAHGAILDKRMHAPTLWASGVLCAPFVVFLVIVGPPASWFVLALSLLAVVFYSAPPLRFKERPFADSVTSSIHFFSPAVYALVLTGATWTPQLVLIILAFALWGVASHAFGAVQDVVADREAGISSIATARGAAWTVRFSLVAYAASGVATLATTWPGPLAAIVVLPYLATVWPYRSVSDADAATATRGWDRFLWLNQFAGFVVTLLLIWWGLFLS, from the coding sequence ATGATGCCGTTGCGATTCGCCCGCCAACTCTTCGTGTCGTCGCGGCCGGTGAGTTGGATCAACACGGCCTACCCGTTCGCGGCGGCCTACCTGCTGAGCACCCGCGAGATCGACCTGACGCTCATCGTCGGGACGATCTTCTTCCTCATCCCCTACAACGTCGCGATGTACGGGATCAACGACGTCTTCGACTACGAGTCGGATCTCCGGAACCCCCGGAAGGGCGGCGCACACGGCGCGATCCTCGACAAGAGGATGCACGCACCGACCCTGTGGGCCTCCGGCGTGCTGTGCGCGCCGTTCGTGGTCTTCCTCGTGATCGTCGGCCCGCCGGCGTCGTGGTTCGTCCTCGCCCTGAGCCTCCTCGCCGTCGTCTTCTACAGCGCGCCGCCGCTGAGGTTCAAAGAGCGCCCCTTCGCCGACTCGGTCACGAGCAGCATCCACTTCTTCTCCCCCGCGGTGTACGCGCTCGTGCTGACCGGCGCGACGTGGACGCCGCAGCTCGTTCTGATCATCCTGGCGTTCGCGCTCTGGGGCGTCGCCTCGCACGCCTTCGGCGCGGTGCAGGACGTCGTCGCGGACCGCGAGGCGGGGATCTCGTCCATCGCGACAGCGCGCGGAGCCGCATGGACCGTCCGCTTCTCGCTCGTCGCCTACGCGGCATCCGGGGTGGCAACGCTCGCCACGACGTGGCCGGGACCGCTTGCGGCGATCGTCGTCCTGCCCTACCTCGCGACGGTCTGGCCCTACCGCTCGGTCAGCGACGCGGATGCCGCCACCGCCACCCGCGGCTGGGACCGTTTCCTGTGGCTCAACCAGTTCGCAGGGTTCGTCGTCACGCTGCTCTTGATCTGGTGGGGGCTGTTCCTGTCGTGA
- a CDS encoding aminotransferase class I/II-fold pyridoxal phosphate-dependent enzyme, giving the protein MLHISGAWQRTARGAGLLSPDGSLAPTIFAEITAAAVRHDAVNLGQGFPDEDGPREVLDAATDAIRSGVNQYPPGRGMPVLRDAIADHQHRFYGIDLDPDREILVTAGATEALTAALLALLGDPTDEVVVFEPYYDSYAAAIALAGARLVPVPLRWPALEPDLDELRAAVTDRTRIILVNDPHNPTGTVFSRDVRDEIVRLAEQHDALIVTDEVYEHLVMDTPHTPISTVPGAADRTLTISSGGKTFRTTGWKIGWVSGPADLVDAVLSVKQYLTYVNGAPFQPAIAVGLGLPDIYFEDLAATQRERRDLLGAGLVAAGFDVSTPAGSYFTVADVRSLLAPDEDAADFCRALPGRVGVAAIPVTAFVTPEHREQYATLVRFAACKRTDVIAEAAGRLAASAR; this is encoded by the coding sequence GTGCTGCACATCTCAGGCGCCTGGCAACGCACGGCTCGCGGGGCCGGCCTCCTCTCCCCCGACGGATCCCTGGCGCCGACCATCTTCGCGGAGATCACCGCCGCCGCCGTCCGTCACGACGCCGTGAACCTCGGACAGGGGTTTCCCGACGAGGATGGGCCCAGAGAAGTGCTCGACGCCGCGACGGACGCGATCCGCTCGGGCGTCAATCAGTACCCGCCCGGGCGAGGGATGCCGGTTCTCCGAGACGCGATCGCGGACCATCAGCACCGGTTCTACGGCATCGACCTCGACCCCGACCGCGAGATCCTGGTGACTGCCGGGGCGACGGAGGCCCTGACCGCAGCCCTCCTCGCGCTACTCGGTGATCCGACGGACGAGGTCGTCGTCTTCGAGCCGTATTACGACTCCTACGCCGCAGCGATCGCCCTCGCAGGCGCGCGTCTCGTTCCGGTCCCGCTCCGGTGGCCCGCGCTCGAGCCCGACCTCGACGAGCTCCGCGCCGCGGTCACCGACCGCACGCGGATCATCCTCGTGAACGACCCCCACAATCCGACCGGGACGGTCTTCAGCCGTGACGTCCGTGACGAGATCGTGCGTCTCGCCGAGCAGCACGACGCACTCATCGTCACGGACGAGGTCTACGAGCACCTCGTGATGGACACGCCCCACACCCCGATCTCCACCGTCCCCGGCGCCGCAGACCGCACACTGACCATCTCTTCGGGTGGGAAGACCTTCCGCACTACGGGATGGAAGATCGGCTGGGTGAGCGGGCCGGCCGACCTCGTCGACGCGGTCCTCTCCGTCAAGCAGTACCTGACCTACGTCAACGGCGCCCCGTTCCAGCCGGCGATCGCCGTCGGACTGGGGCTCCCCGACATCTACTTCGAGGACCTCGCCGCGACGCAGCGCGAACGACGCGACCTCCTCGGCGCCGGCCTCGTCGCGGCCGGGTTCGATGTCTCGACACCGGCCGGCTCGTACTTCACCGTGGCCGACGTGCGATCCCTGCTCGCCCCGGACGAGGACGCCGCCGACTTCTGCCGCGCGCTCCCTGGACGCGTCGGCGTGGCCGCGATCCCCGTGACGGCGTTCGTGACGCCGGAGCACCGCGAGCAGTACGCCACGCTCGTGCGCTTCGCGGCGTGCAAGCGGACGGACGTGATCGCCGAGGCCGCCGGCCGCCTCGCCGCATCCGCTCGCTAG